The stretch of DNA TAAAACCTCTCACATTAATGTTGTTGCGCTTCttggattttgttttgatgGTAGCAAAAAAGCTTTGATCTATGAATTAATGTCCAATGGTTCACTTGACAAGTTTATTTACAACAATCAACCTAAAGCCATTCAATCTCTGAGTTGGGAGATTCTTTATCAAATTGCTAAAGGGATAGCTCGAGGGCTAGAGTACTTGCATAAGGGTTGTAGCACACGAATTTTACATTTTGACATCAAACCACATAACATTCTTTTAGATGAGAATTTTTGTCCAAAGATATCGGATTTTGGGCTAGCAAGACTTTGTCCCAAGAAAGAGAGCATTATTTCAATGTCAGATGCTAGAGGGACAATGGGATATGTAGCTCCTGAGTTGTGGAATAGAAATTTTGGAGGTGTTTCACATAAGTCTGATGTTTATAGTTTCGGAATGATGCTGATGGAAATGGTTGGAGGACGGAAAAATATTATTGCTGATGCAAGTCAAACAAGTGAGATATACTTTCCTCATTGGGTTTACAAGAAGCTTGATCTAGGCACTGATTTGATACCAGGTGAAGTTATTACCGTTGAAGAAGGTGAAATTGCAAAGAGAATGACTATTGTAGGATTATGGTGCATTCAAACATTTCCAAATGACAGGCCAACAATGAGTAGAGTAATTGAAATGTTAGAAGGCAATGTGAATTCATTAGAAATACCACCAAAACCTATTCTTTCTTCTCCTACTAGATCAGTGCCAGGATCTTCAACTTCTTGAAATTTTTGGGGTAAATGTTCCATACTGCATTATTTATCATacttgtatatttttctatCACGTTGTAAAGCAAGTGGGTCTTATATATATGTGTGCTAAAATGTTGTTATAGTGTATGTAAAAGCATTACTAATTGGTCAAAACATACTATATACTATGTTTACTAAATTAAAAGGCTTATTTCCAACTTGTGGTTAAAGTATCATTTGTATTTGATTTCAtttctatttaaatttttattaactgtaaaaataaaaagctaTATTCGAGTAAATATTATGCTGCAGTGAAGGTTAAAAGTAGGATTATATGTATCGGTGTTCCACACTAACACATATAAAATACCAAAAATATTCCAATCAGAAGTGTCGATACTATACATTTACCGGTTATTGTCATGGCTTATATAGTCAAGGAGAAGGGTCAACTGTGTGAAATTACTACTCTACTTTCCTATTTCTTTTAAtctctattatatatttatatggcTGCTACCACATCAAAAATTTGGCAGCTACGGACCAAAGAAAATGGAATCCAAAACAAGGTCAGCACAATTTTAGtgtataattttcttttctttagtTGATTTGTCTACTAGTTTGTAAAGTATTGTTTAGAAATAAAGAAGTGTACATGTTACGTACGTAGTGTATAATATTCTTTTCTTTGGTTGATTTGTCTTCAAGGTTTTAAAAgtatttttaagaaataaagTAGTATAATATTTTTGGTCTTATTGCACATGTACGATATATCTGATCTATaatttagaccaaatatattagttattcaatgaatttaaaaaatttacttttgcttataattaagaataAAGAGAGTAACGGATGACAAAATACTCTCTGTAATTTTGTAAATGgacaaaaataaaagcaatttattgatttattaataaagacaaaaaaaaaaaacaagagaaaGGTAATATTGAAATGATAAACAAATTAAACTCTCCTCCCATTTTCTTTGCACCATGAAGGAGAAATAAAAAGTATGCAGGCCCCATCAATTTTGATCTCTATTTTCTTTCTATGCTAAAGTACCAATCAAGATGGAATGACTCTTTCTCCTCTCccctttttctctctcttttatttctctctatacATTATTACCAAACAAACCATTAGGAACAAGACCCTGATAATCAGTGGGTCCATATGGTTCAAATAACTCGGCAAAAGGACCTTTCTTCCTTCTTGGGTTACATTTCATGTCTTTGCACAATTGATCATTATACCATATGCCACAAGTAACAATGCATGATCTCCAATTTCTAGCATTTTGCTTAATGTTATCCACATTTTGGTATCCTTTTCCATCTCTTTAATACTTGGTAACTCAATGTTTCCATCCAAAAGATGAGCTAACCATCGACATCTCATTTcattacaaaaaatatttgataagatCTCTGCATATGCATCCTATTATTGCCAGTTGTGGAATATGAGGGTGAATTATTTGCCTGAagtaaaacaatataaatattaactttggagttgtttaaaatttgaatatcaTAAAATTAGCTATATGCAAGTGCTTAAAGGTACTTTGTTTgtatcaaaataaataactcaattgaaataaaaatttgtcGCAAAATATTTCATCTACTAAACTTTTAATGCAATATTTTACAATTATACCCTATAATCATTATTACATAATCTGAAACACTAATATTGATAGATAATCTGAAACATATATAACATAATTAAGAACAATACATACTCATAAATGagctacatctaatcccaacaacaagaGAAGTTAGCCATACATAGTCATGGTGAGCTtacaaagatgaagaaaaaaataagtgaATGAACATCACACTTGATGTCTTAAGATTggatgaatccaccttcaaaCTCCCTTTAGAAAACCTAAACTTGAAGTTTCTCTCTGTTTTGTTCTGACAAAAAAGTAATAGATCTCGTTTTGCAGCAATTGATGGTTATTTATACAAGTCAGGAAATTAGAGACTCGCTAAGCGAGGAGTGTCTCGCTAAGCCAGAAAACTTTCTTCAACAATGGGTTTACTGACACATGTACCACCGACCACCACAGCATGCTAAAGGCACGAACTCCCTGCCAATTTCTCGTTGTTGGCTTGTTGTGGGCTCGCTTAGCGAGGTGATGAAATTGGCAGGGAACTTCCTCTTTCTATGTTCAAAATTCAATTCTAAGTTCAAACACCTACAAAAATGGTTGGGATATGGACATACTAatcaaaaatagaataaaaaaatatgtacatTAAATTGGGAATTTTCATAAGGATAACTTgcaaaataagttaataagTGCCTTAATTCAATACTCCCCCTGTCCcatattataagtaaaaaaattcactttttcttgtctcaaattataagcaaaagtaaaTAACTTTgatcattttcaagatttacttttacttattcttatgaaatttaatgcaaatttcatttaatttactctctctcttcttttttccaTAATGAATAACcaatcaaaattctttttacatcttctCATGAAActtttttcaagaaaaacacaaaaagtcatacttcaaattatcacatttcacttttcttaataagtgtgaaattttttttctgcTTATAATATGGGAATGGGACGGAAGGAGTACATAAATTAACTACTTTTTGGCCCTTATCACCATTCAAGCCCCCCTCATACCTTCAGCAAAATTACCAATATTATGTTGAGTATCCAATTTAAAATTATCTAGCTTACGATAAATTTCTCCCACCTTACAACCAATTTATCAACCAAGTTTTCACCATTTATGATCCCTCTTTCTATCACCAAGTTGTGTCTAGCCCTGAGTGGAGAAAGGCTATGGCAGAGGAAATTGTTGCTTTGGAATCCAATAATACTTGGACTGTGCGATCATTACCACCTGAAAAAAAAGGTTGTGGGTTATAGATTGATTTACAAGGTTAAGTACAGAGCTGATGGCGCCACACTAGATCGTTACAAGGCTTGACTAGTTGCTCAAGGTGAAAATAAgtggaaaaataaaatgaggGAAACTGAAAATAAGTGAAAAAGATATCTGGCATTGCTATGAGTCACACAGACGCGGTTGAAACTGCCGGTAATAGACCACCAAAACCTATTTTTTCTTCTCCTACTAGATCAATACTAGAATCTTCAGCTTCATGAAATTTTATTGGGGCAAGTTTTCCACACTGCATTATTTGTGTGGGTCTATTCAGTTGACTAATTGCTTTTTTGGTTAGTTGTCCAAACTTGATTTCTATTTATTGAAACTAGATATTCAAACTTCTCATTAAATGTGCGGATGAGTGCTACACCAAACACAGAGTCACAGACTAATCATAATATAACATCCTTCTTTTCTAGtagcaagaaaaagaaaaaaaaaacttccttCTTTTCTTCCTTGTTTGTTATCAACATAatggataataataataatcataatcatatcCTTATGTTCTCAAATATTACATACATCTCCTTCTttgtaatagtaataataataatcacttTTTTTCCAACACAATCCCACTCTCAACCACAACAACCTCAATCAGTTAACAATTATTCAAGTTGTGCAGAATCCTACTCCTACAACTGCGGTAGCATCTCCGACATCTCTTATCCATTCTGGGGACAAGATCGTCCTTCTTACTGCGGTGCCGGCAAACTTTTTTACCTTAACTGCTACAATAACAGCATTACTACCATTCAATTATTCTCACAAAACTTTACAGTACTTGATATTTACACACAAATTCATACCATGGTACTAAAAAGAACAGATCTTTCACAAAATCTCTGTTCTCCTCAATTTAATGATACTCATTTCAATCCAACTTTGTTTCAATATCCACAACAAATTGTCAACAACATCACCATATATTATAATTGTAATTCCACTGTCTCTCAATATATACTTGAAAATTCTCTATGTGGATCTCTCAACCCTTCTTTCTGTTATACCGGCGGCGATGGTGATGAGCAAGATGGATTGTTAAGGAATTGCAAGAAACATATTCAAGTGCCAGTGGGACTAGATTTTCCTATAAAGGAAGATTATTATGGTTATTTTAAGCGTGATGTTCTTGAAAGTGGTTTGAACAAAGGATTTGAGTTGAAGTATAGTGTGAATCAGGAATGTTTAAGTTGTTTGGGAAATAGTGAAATACTAGTAGAAAATTGTACATTGAAAAACAATAATGATATAGAGAAACTTGCAGTGTCTTCTTGCTATTATGATAATTGTCTATCTGGATCCAATGTTTTTCCCACAAACTGTTCTCCTCTTCACAAAAATAGTATGTTTTCTTATCTCTTTATTGGCTTTTATCTAACATGCACCGCTTAATCaagtggtgcacggtgcacaagtcttcgatatttttataacgaatatgaattttacaaaatccaccgttggatggAAAGTTCATAAcgtttagatcatccataaattttttaatttttttttgaaaatcatttgatatgttattgagactcatcaaaattaacggtttatgaatttttattgaataccgttaatcttgatgggtctcaataacatatcaaatgattttcaatttttttaaaaaaaagtatagatGATCtgtacgatataaactttcaatccaacggtggattttgtaaaattcgtatttgttataGTGTTTTCGATGACTTGTGCGCATGGTGCACAATTCGGTAGACTTATGCACATTAGACTTTGCCCTCtttatttatctaataaatattactcttgttgactttaaatataagaaaaaattagatTAATAAAACATGATGTATCGATTTTCTTAGAATATGGGTTAGACTTAGACCTGATTCAACTCAACAAAACGGACTTGTAATGTGAGCATTAttcccacttataaacatattttcaagttatttttcaataaatgtGGGCCTcttaaacaatttttcaaatcatctTCCAACTAATGCAAGACTCATAATCCCTCACGCCCACCCAATACTATTAAGCTTGGTGGGTGGTCCGATAACGAAAATTTGATAGTAGGTGGCCTAACGAAAATTTTAGAGTATAATCGATGATATAACAGATTGCTCTATTAAACACAAAATTTTAGGACACACAATTGACACACCTTTTTACCACTGACATTCACGGAAATCAATGcatgtaaataatattaaaaaaatgaaaaatgtatatttattgtatttttgtttgaaaattgtgTTGGAATAACATTTTCCTTTGTCTATGACTATCGCAGGTAAGCCGTTAAGCTGGCAAAGGAAAATGAAAGCTATCGCAGGTGATAAGATATAtctaatttcatattttattttgtctttttaaCTATATTGTGGTATATTTTTGAATGGTcgatttatatttttgtgtgtgtaaaTCCTGGTTCAACTTATTTAAATATAgatgtgaatattttttttcttacatgtacaaatcaaattatttaaataaaaatgtgtaAATTTACTTAATCATAACAGGAAGTGCAAGTGGAACATTTGTTGGATTATCGATATGTATCATTATCATTTATTTCATATACAAGTTCATAAAGAATAATCAAGAGATCACAAATTCTGATAAAGGCATTGAAGCATTCTTAAAAACTCATGAAGGATTTACCATAAGAAGATACAAATTCTCAGATATAAAGAAAATGACCAACAACTTTGAAGTCAAACTAGGACAAGGTGGCTATGGTACTGTATACAAAGGAAAGCTAATCAACGACCGCCTTGTGGCCGTAAAGATATTGAATGCATCCAAAGGAAATGGTGAAGATTTTATGAATGAGGTTTCTAGCATTACTAAGACCTCTCACATTAATGTTGTTGCCCTTCTTGGATTTTGTTTTGACCGTCGCAAAAAAGTTTTGATATATGAATTAATGTCCAATGGTTCGCttgataaatttatttacaACAACCAACCTGGAGCCATTCAATCTCTGAGTTGGGAGATTCTTTATCAAATTGCTAAAGGGATAGCTCGAGGTCTAGAATACTTGCATAGGGGATGTAGCACACGAATTTTACATTTTGATATCAAACCACATAACATTCTTTTAGATGAGAATTTTTGTCCAAAGATATCGGATTTTGGGCTAGCAAGACTTTGTCCCAAGAAAGAGAGCATTATTTCAATGTCGGATGCTAGAGGGACAATGGGATATGTAGCTCCTGAATTGTGGAATAGAAATTTTGGAGGTGTTTCACATAAGTCTGATGTTTATAGTTTCGGAATGATGCTGATGGAAATGGTTGGAGGGAGGAAAAATATTATTGCTGATGCAAGTCAAACAAGTGAGATTTACTTTCCTCATTGGGTATACAATAGGCTTGATCTAGGCACTGATTTGATACCGGGCGAAATGATTGCCACAGAAGATGAGATCGCAAAGAGAATGAGCATTGTAGGATTATGGTGCATTCAACCATTTCCAAATGATAGACCTACAATGAGTAAAGTAATTGAAATGTTAGAAGGCAACATGAATTCATTGGAAATACCACCAAAACCTCTCCTTTCTTCTCCTACTAGATCAGTACCATAATCTTTAGTTTCATTTTTGGGGTAAGTTTTCCACGCTGCACTATTTATGATAATTGTTGTATAGTATTTTACTATATGCTAAACTGTTGTAAATTCTAATACACTATTTATGATAATACTGTATGATAATTGTTGTATAGTATTTTACTATATTATTCTTACTAAATTAAAACATTATTAAGATGATTTTGCTGCTGCAATGGAGGTTGAAATGAATATATGTACGTATATAAAAGTGAGGATCCGTTGACATTAGGTGTAAGTCAAATAACATGCACTAAATCTCAGTTGTTACGAAACTAGTCCTACGATTTGAAATATGtcacaaacaagaaaaaaataaatgaaagagTCTCATGTGATCTTGTTTTTTTCCCCTGCTAGAATCCTAACACACCGTTCTCTCCATTGCTCCTCATCGTCATGAAACATCTTCTCAAGTGCCATCTAAATCTTTATAGGCTTATGATTAGCTATATGGCATGATCTTCTATATGCATTCCAAGTCCTTAGAAATATTATCAACTATGTTAAGATCTTTAATGTTTGTAGTGCAATAATCACACTAGTGGAAAAAAAGGGATACAAATAAGccatatatgtttataaaacaaaatatagaaAGCAAAATTATGCAGATAGTCATAGAACCATAGACGTTTCAACATGATGATGGAAACTTTGAGACAAAGAGAAGATTGTAGAAAAGAAAGAAGCTGCAGATTGTAGATTTTGCCTGGCATTATTTTAACCACATGGAGAAgattgatgaagaagaaaaacaaaagaaaagacaTGATTCACGCATTTTGACCGTCTATTGAAAAGGTAAGATTGAAGACTCAATGTGAActtgtattgaaaaaaaaatcttgaacccaaagaaaataaattcatcTTTAAAGAGATACATCCGGCGTTGAGTCTTGAAATTGAGTAtttggcctaactcaaccttacaaaaccggcttgtaaggtaaGGATTACCTTAGTATATAAAGACTTAGTcgggccatctctcaaccgatgtgggactcttaacacaccccctcatgCCCAGCattattgggcttggtgcgtggatataaacggtgggtggcccgatagcggaaacctgataacaggtggcccagcggatcgtggagaggctctgataccatattggAATTGAGTATTTGGCCTAACTCAATCTTACAATACCGGCTTGTAAGGtaaggattgcctctagtatataaacacttagtcagaccatctcttaACCGacgtgggactcttaacacacctcctcacgcccagcacaattgggcttggtgcgtggatataaacgtgggtggcccgatagcgaaAACCTGATAATTACTACTCTTTAGTCTCTTTCCTATTTATTTTAATCTCTAGTATATGGTTGCTACATCATAAAAATTTTGGCAGCTACGGACCAAAGAAAACGGAATCCAAAACAAGGTCAACACATTTTATGTAGtgtataattttcttttctttagtTGATTTGTCTACTAGTTtgtaaagaaaataaagaagtgTATAATTGTATTTTCTTTGGTTGATTTGTCTACAAGTTTTTAAAGCATtgttaagaaataaaatagtgttttttcttttttgaaggaaagaaataaaatagtGTTGTCATGTTGCACATCATGTACTTGTATTTATTCGCCGGATGAACTATGAAGACCAGTTCTAAGATCCGAtagttaaaaattgaaattcaataAGTTATTTTTTACAGGTTACAATGTTGATTTatagttaaaagttaaaaatagaCACAGCATCAATCTCGTGAACATTGTTCAGTTgacaaataaaaattcttttgatAAGGTTTAGGGTTCACTAATCAATTACcacaaatttactttttaaactttttactataattaattttctcttgctcttcaatcaaaatttcCACATGTTGTctcttaatattattattattattattctctcTTTATAGGACAATTGTAAATTTATACAagtttgtttttgtattttgaaatatttttttctaaaaatattttgaaatatttttttatcattttagttatgtattttgtaaaaattcataatatattttcattGGTCAAAATTCAACATACATTAACGATTGTTATATAAAAATACTTCcagtttttgaaaatttattactgcaactattttttttacatgtaaATTTTGTTGCAGGTACTTATAATAAAATACGGAAGGAAAGTTTTATAGCCCcaccaaataaaatttatgaattcGCCACTGACCCCAACGCCATACCTGATCGGACTTGGGTATCCCCACCAAGTTCCATATCCTCGTGAACTAGCActtcattttgtattttttatattaaaaaaataaattaaaaaagctCAAAACTACGCAATTTCAACaaccaattttttcttaaacataaaaattgagaaaatagtTTGGTTAAggctcactttttttttaccggACTAAGACtcatcttaaaaataaaaataaaaaaatgtgatttaaGAGATTTTTAATtaagagaaataaaaatataattttgatataaGTGAAATGGACAAAAATAAGagcaatttattaatttattaataaagaCAATGAGACAAGAGAAAGGTAAAATTTGAATGATGAACAAAAGTGAACTCTCCTCCCATCAATTTTGATCTCTATTTTCTTTCTATGCTAAACCAATCAAGGTGAAATGACTCTTTCtcctctttttctctctcttttatttctctctatgcATTATTACCAAACAAACCATTAGGGACAAGACCCTGATAATCAGTGGGTCCATATGGTTCAAATAACTCAGCAAAAGGACCTTTCTTCCTTCTTGGGTTACATTTCATGTCTTTGCATAATTGATCATTATACCATATGCCACAAGTAACAATGCATGATCTCAAATTTCTAGCATTTTGCTTAATGTTATCTTCCCAAATTTTGGTATCCTTTTCCATCTCTTTAATA from Trifolium pratense cultivar HEN17-A07 linkage group LG5, ARS_RC_1.1, whole genome shotgun sequence encodes:
- the LOC123887353 gene encoding LEAF RUST 10 DISEASE-RESISTANCE LOCUS RECEPTOR-LIKE PROTEIN KINASE-like 2.3 — translated: MSATPNTESQTNHNITSFFSSSKKKKKKTSFFSSLFVINIMDNNNNHNHILMFSNITYISFFVIVIIIITFFPTQSHSQPQQPQSVNNYSSCAESYSYNCGSISDISYPFWGQDRPSYCGAGKLFYLNCYNNSITTIQLFSQNFTVLDIYTQIHTMVLKRTDLSQNLCSPQFNDTHFNPTLFQYPQQIVNNITIYYNCNSTVSQYILENSLCGSLNPSFCYTGGDGDEQDGLLRNCKKHIQVPVGLDFPIKEDYYGYFKRDVLESGLNKGFELKYSVNQECLSCLGNSEILVENCTLKNNNDIEKLAVSSCYYDNCLSGSNVFPTNCSPLHKNSKPLSWQRKMKAIAGSASGTFVGLSICIIIIYFIYKFIKNNQEITNSDKGIEAFLKTHEGFTIRRYKFSDIKKMTNNFEVKLGQGGYGTVYKGKLINDRLVAVKILNASKGNGEDFMNEVSSITKTSHINVVALLGFCFDRRKKVLIYELMSNGSLDKFIYNNQPGAIQSLSWEILYQIAKGIARGLEYLHRGCSTRILHFDIKPHNILLDENFCPKISDFGLARLCPKKESIISMSDARGTMGYVAPELWNRNFGGVSHKSDVYSFGMMLMEMVGGRKNIIADASQTSEIYFPHWVYNRLDLGTDLIPGEMIATEDEIAKRMSIVGLWCIQPFPNDRPTMSKVIEMLEGNMNSLEIPPKPLLSSPTRSVP